A single region of the Ferroacidibacillus organovorans genome encodes:
- the secG gene encoding preprotein translocase subunit SecG gives MLTFAKVLLALSSVLLVTVILLQSGRSAGLGAITGGGNEGGASRRGKGTDPMLARTTSIVAVIFFGASIWIAWLVTH, from the coding sequence TTGTTGACATTTGCGAAGGTGCTGCTCGCACTCTCGAGCGTCCTTCTCGTCACGGTGATTCTCCTTCAGTCCGGACGCAGCGCAGGACTTGGCGCAATTACGGGTGGCGGGAATGAGGGTGGCGCATCCAGGCGCGGCAAAGGGACTGACCCGATGCTGGCGCGCACGACGTCGATTGTTGCGGTAATCTTTTTTGGCGCATCGATCTGGATTGCCTGGCTTGTCACTCACTAA